In Neorhizobium sp. NCHU2750, a single genomic region encodes these proteins:
- the msrA gene encoding peptide-methionine (S)-S-oxide reductase MsrA encodes MTTERAVLAGGCFWGMQDLIRRYPGVISTRVGYTGGDVRNATYRNHDGHAEAIEIIFDPSRISYRDLLEFFFQIHDPSTLNRQGNDLGTSYRSAIFYTNEEQKAVAEETIADVDASGIWPGKVVTEVTPAGDFWEAEPEHQDYLERYPNGYTCHFPRQNWTLPKRKVAS; translated from the coding sequence ATGACGACAGAGCGCGCAGTTTTGGCCGGGGGTTGTTTCTGGGGCATGCAGGACCTGATCCGCCGCTATCCCGGCGTGATTTCCACGCGTGTCGGCTATACCGGCGGCGACGTTCGCAATGCGACCTACCGCAATCACGACGGGCATGCCGAGGCCATCGAGATCATCTTCGATCCGTCGCGGATCAGCTACCGCGACCTGCTCGAATTCTTCTTCCAGATTCACGACCCGAGCACTCTCAATCGCCAGGGCAACGATCTCGGCACGAGCTATCGCTCGGCGATCTTCTATACGAACGAAGAGCAAAAGGCCGTGGCGGAGGAAACGATCGCCGATGTCGACGCTTCAGGCATCTGGCCGGGCAAAGTGGTGACGGAAGTCACGCCGGCGGGCGATTTCTGGGAAGCCGAACCGGAGCACCAGGATTATCTGGAGCGCTATCCGAATGGCTATACCTGCCATTTCCCTCGTCAGAACTGGACGCTGCCGAAGCGAAAGGTTGCATCCTGA